One Strix uralensis isolate ZFMK-TIS-50842 chromosome 9, bStrUra1, whole genome shotgun sequence DNA segment encodes these proteins:
- the DTYMK gene encoding thymidylate kinase isoform X1 translates to MRGGAGGGGASFPASREDLGASVPFRRLERPGGARRDWPGSGGRGGAAAARAMAGRRGALIVLEGVDRAGKSTQGRRLVEALRADGHRADLLRFPERTTEIGRLIGSYLVKEKNLEDHTIHLLFSANRWEHVPLMKEKLHQGITLVVDRYAFSGVAFTSAKENFCLDWCKQPDVGLPKPDVILFLHLSPEEAAERGNFGNERYENSSFQEKVLQSFYHLMKDKTLNWKTMDASKSIEDLHREIKSIAEETMQEVQNKPLGELWK, encoded by the exons AtgaggggcggggcgggagggggcggggcctcctTTCCCGCCTCCCGGGAGGACCTCGGCGCCTCTGTGCCCTTCCGACGCCTAGAGCGGCCCGGGGGCGCTCGCCGGGATTGGCCGGGCAGTggcggaaggggcggggcggcggcagcgcgcgCGATggcgggccggcgcggggcgCTGATCGTGCTGGAGGGGGTGGACCGCGCCGGGAAGAGCACGCAGGGCCGCCGGCTGGTGGAGGCGCTGCGGGCCGACGGCCACCGCGCCGACCTCCTCCGCTTCCCGG AGAGAACAACGGAGATTGGGCGTCTGATCGGCTCCTACCTGGTGAAGGAGAAGAACCTGGAGGACCACACCATTCACCTGCTCTTCTCCGCTAACCGCTGGGAACACGT ACCATTGATGAAAGAGAAACTACATCAAGGGATCACACTTGTGGTTGACAGATACGCCTTCTCTGGAGTGGCCTTCACAAGCGCCAAAGAG AACTTCTGCCTGGACTGGTGCAAACAGCCTGACGTTGGACTCCCAAAGCCCGATGTGattctgtttcttcatttaaGCCCGGAAGAAGCAGCGGAACGAGGGAACTTTGGAAATGAACGTTATGAGAACAGCTCCTTCCAAGAGAAGGTTCTGCAGTCCTTCTATCATCTGATGAAGGACAAGACATTAAACTGGAAG ACAATGGATGCTTCAAAGAGCATAGAAGACTTGCACAGAGAAATCAAGTCCATTGCAGAGGAAACCATGCAGGAGGTTCAGAATAAACCTTTGGGAGAACTCTGGAAATAA
- the DTYMK gene encoding thymidylate kinase isoform X2, whose product MRGGAGGGGASFPASREDLGASVPFRRLERPGGARRDWPGSGGRGGAAAARAMAGRRGALIVLEGVDRAGKSTQGRRLVEALRADGHRADLLRFPERTTEIGRLIGSYLVKEKNLEDHTIHLLFSANRWEHVPLMKEKLHQGITLVVDRYAFSGVAFTSAKENFCLDWCKQPDVGLPKPDVILFLHLSPEEAAERGNFGNERYENSSFQEKVLQSFYHLMKDKTLNWKLSCRHRLWILVTRSWRCTQICQMSRL is encoded by the exons AtgaggggcggggcgggagggggcggggcctcctTTCCCGCCTCCCGGGAGGACCTCGGCGCCTCTGTGCCCTTCCGACGCCTAGAGCGGCCCGGGGGCGCTCGCCGGGATTGGCCGGGCAGTggcggaaggggcggggcggcggcagcgcgcgCGATggcgggccggcgcggggcgCTGATCGTGCTGGAGGGGGTGGACCGCGCCGGGAAGAGCACGCAGGGCCGCCGGCTGGTGGAGGCGCTGCGGGCCGACGGCCACCGCGCCGACCTCCTCCGCTTCCCGG AGAGAACAACGGAGATTGGGCGTCTGATCGGCTCCTACCTGGTGAAGGAGAAGAACCTGGAGGACCACACCATTCACCTGCTCTTCTCCGCTAACCGCTGGGAACACGT ACCATTGATGAAAGAGAAACTACATCAAGGGATCACACTTGTGGTTGACAGATACGCCTTCTCTGGAGTGGCCTTCACAAGCGCCAAAGAG AACTTCTGCCTGGACTGGTGCAAACAGCCTGACGTTGGACTCCCAAAGCCCGATGTGattctgtttcttcatttaaGCCCGGAAGAAGCAGCGGAACGAGGGAACTTTGGAAATGAACGTTATGAGAACAGCTCCTTCCAAGAGAAGGTTCTGCAGTCCTTCTATCATCTGATGAAGGACAAGACATTAAACTGGAAG CTTTCATGCAGACACAGGTTATGGATACTAGTCACCAGAAGCTGGAGATGTACACAGATTTGCCAAATGAGCAGACTGTAA